ATCCGGTACGCAACACATCACGCGCACATACCGACGAACATACCGAGCGCATTATATCGTACGACGACGATACCGCTGAACCTCTTATTCCTGTTTACCCCCCAGTGCGTGGCGTACCGGCACGCATACTTCCCTCTTATATACAGGATATTCTTCATCTTGCCTCCGAACTGCCGGACAGCATTCCCGCTTCCGTCCGAAAAACCTATAATCTGCCGGAAATTAAAAATGCCCTTTTTCATATTCATAAACCGAGCACAATGGCGTGGGCGGATGCCGCGCGAAAACGATTTGCGTTTGACGAAATGTTTGCCATACAACTGCATCGCGTACGCATGCGCACTAATCTCTCAACACAAAAGTCATTTACGATTCCCTTTTCTGAAACTCCCATAACAGATATAGAAACCCGTATCGCATTTCCCCTCACTGGTGCGCAAAAACGAGCCGGTAAGCATATTTTAAAGGACTTTTCATTATCACACCCCATGGCGCGTTTGTTGGAAGGCGATGTCGGCTCCGGAAAAACTCTGGTGGCCATTATTGCCGCCCGCGCTGTTACCGCCGCAGGCGGACAAACAGCCTATCTGGCACCCACAGAAATTTTAGCGCGCCAACATCTTCGGGAATTTTGCAAACATCCCTTTTCCGGACGTATCGGGCTTATTACATCGAGTGAATGTCGGGTATTTCCTTCCAAAGCGCGTCCAACAGAATCCGTACGCATATCACGCGCACAACTGCTTGTATGGGTTGCCGATGGTACGGTGTCTGTTCTCATCGGAACACATGCCCTTATACAAAAAGATGTTCTATTTAAATGCCTTGCTCTCCTTATCGTGGATGAACAACATAGATTCGGCATAGAACAAAGAAACCGTCTCGTACGCATGCAGGAAAAACAACCACACCTGCTTTCCATGACCGCAACACCCATACCCCGCACACTGGCACTCACGCTTTATGGCGATCTTGATATTTCTCTTTTGGACGAAATGCCTCCGGGACGGAAGCCGCCAGAAACACATATCATACCTCCCGAAAAACGCGAAAGCGCCTATGAGTTTATACGGAACACCATTAAAGACGGCGGACAGGCATTTGTTATATATCCTAAAATAGGATTACAAAGCGAGGAACACACAAAACCGGATAAGCCAATTTCCGAAATATCCGCATCCATGAAAGCGGTTGTAGAAGAACATAAGCGTCTTAAGGAAGATATTTTTCCTGAATTTACCGTCGGCATGCTTCATGGAAAATTAAAGCCACGGGAAAAAGAAGATGTTATTGCGCAATTTCGTGCCGGAGACATTCATATTCTCGTATCCACGTCTGTTATCGAAGTGGGTATCGATATTCCTAATGCGTCTATTATGATGATTGAAGGCGCCGAACGATTCGGCCTTGCCACACTGCATCAATTCCGCGGACGCGTGGGGAGAGGCGGGCAAAAATCATATTGTTTTATTTTTACCGATTCCAAAACACCAAAAACGCTTGAACGCCTACAAGCCCTTACAAAAGCAAAAAATGGCTTTGAGCTTGCCGAGTATGATCTTTCCTTTCGTGGTCCGGGAGAACTTTCCGGGTCTTCGCAATGGGGCATTAGCGATATTGGCATGGAAGCGCTTCGCAATATAAAAATGGTGGAGGCGGCACGAACAGAGGCTGAAAAACTTCTTTTGTCTGATCCAAAGCTTGCCGCGCACCCCATCCTAAAAGAGCGCGTAGAAAAACTTGAAAAACAATCTCTGCATTTCGAATAAAATTGTTCTGTATTAAAAAATGAAACTCTATGTCATTTAGCGGCGATGCTTAGGCGTAACCCAAAAACCAAGCCGCC
This window of the Candidatus Ryanbacteria bacterium CG10_big_fil_rev_8_21_14_0_10_43_42 genome carries:
- a CDS encoding ATP-dependent DNA helicase RecG; its protein translation is MTPIAPHGHGKSVAVRRNVIAKYNPCKSFTKKTSLGYMNSYDAPLDAVLHVSSAHKTAFKKAGIETVRDLLFFFPARYEDFSVRTSIKNLSAGVHTSIEGIIASITSKKAYPRRIPLVEIVVEDSSGKTRALWMNQPYIAKALVKGSIIHLSGTVKQNKKGELYMVNPVRNTSRAHTDEHTERIISYDDDTAEPLIPVYPPVRGVPARILPSYIQDILHLASELPDSIPASVRKTYNLPEIKNALFHIHKPSTMAWADAARKRFAFDEMFAIQLHRVRMRTNLSTQKSFTIPFSETPITDIETRIAFPLTGAQKRAGKHILKDFSLSHPMARLLEGDVGSGKTLVAIIAARAVTAAGGQTAYLAPTEILARQHLREFCKHPFSGRIGLITSSECRVFPSKARPTESVRISRAQLLVWVADGTVSVLIGTHALIQKDVLFKCLALLIVDEQHRFGIEQRNRLVRMQEKQPHLLSMTATPIPRTLALTLYGDLDISLLDEMPPGRKPPETHIIPPEKRESAYEFIRNTIKDGGQAFVIYPKIGLQSEEHTKPDKPISEISASMKAVVEEHKRLKEDIFPEFTVGMLHGKLKPREKEDVIAQFRAGDIHILVSTSVIEVGIDIPNASIMMIEGAERFGLATLHQFRGRVGRGGQKSYCFIFTDSKTPKTLERLQALTKAKNGFELAEYDLSFRGPGELSGSSQWGISDIGMEALRNIKMVEAARTEAEKLLLSDPKLAAHPILKERVEKLEKQSLHFE